The DNA region TGTCGCCATGTAGCCGACATAAGTGGGAATCTCAACATGCATGATGCGTTCACCGTCGTTTACGCCTGCACGAACCGCATTGGCACCAAGGATGGTGTCGTCGGTTGCGTAGTCGTAACGGATGACCATACCAATGAGGGGGAGAGCCATCTGGCTCAGCTCATCACGGAGGATCTCGAGGGTTTGTACCTCACGAGATTGCGGCACGGCGACTTCCCAGTCCTGAGAAGAGAAGCGAGGCTGCCCTTCACGAAAATCGGGAAGTGTTGTGATGCGATGCGAAAGACCGATGAGATGATCGGTTGTCACCTCGGTGCCGTTGACCGTTTGGTATAGCCAAGGCTGTGTCTGTTGATAGCGCGCAAGCTCGACAAGCGCGTTGACCGCCGGACTGCAGAACGCCGCCTGGAACCCAGGAACCGCAGCATCGGTTGATGCCTGGTCCAGATCAGGGGTAAACAGACCATTCCATGCCGTTGGGTCGGCGAGATTGGCGGCGACGCGCATACCGCAGGTGTTCTTGACGCGATTCACGAAAGGAAACCAATGCGTGAAGGCGTAATCACAGTCTTCTACGAAGGCACCGACATCTGCGAACAGATCGTCTGCCGGCGAATCGGAGATGACGGTATCAAGACCGAACTGAGGTACGAGCTCCACGCGTACGGCGGCGATGAATCCCAGAAGACCAAGATGAGAGAGCAGAGCTCGCCACTGGTCTTGCTGAAAGGCATTGCCGTTGCCGGTGGTGCCACGTGTGTAGGTTGTGAGCGCGCCACTGGGGTCGATGACCTCAACAGAAACGATCTTGTGCGAGATGGAAGAGACGCTTGTTGGCGAACCTCCATGCAAACCGGTAGCGAGACCACCGATGACGGTGATGCCGCCATAGCCCGGAGCATTCATCTCGGTCGAGTAGCCGACAGCATTCGCCGCCACTTGAAGGGCGGAGAAACCGACGCCTGGCTCAACACGCATGGTGGGCACACCTTCAAAGACGGCGAGAGAGCCGATGCCCTGAAGGTATTCTGTCGTGATGACCACTTGTCCGCTATCTGCGCAGAGGATGTCGGTATTGCTGTGTCCGTGACCAACAACCTTGATCCGAAGCCCTTGGCTGACAGACTGACGAACCATGCGTTGCGCTTCTGCGATCGACGTCGGTGCCAGAATGTTGCCACGAGGGCAACGAACCGCCTCCGCGTAGTAGGCTGTGTGAACCGTGCTGTGGTCCACGCAGTCGTTCGTGCTCGTTGCAGCCGTCTCGCCAAGCAAGGGGTTGCAGTAGCCATCTTCGGCTTCACCAGCGACGGTGAGTGCTTGAAGGCTACATGCTCCCTGAGCAGAGGCGATCGGGGTTGAGGTTGCGGCGCTGAGCGTAGTCATCATGACCACGAGCACCGCAAACGTTGGGGGCGTGAGCATCCAAGGATGCCCGGCTTGAAAAGACCGTTCTCTCACATCTCACTCCTACGTAACAGGTTTTACTTTTTGCTTTGTTCAAAGAAAAAGAAAAAGCTCGGGTATACTATCATGAAAAACATCATGTTGATATATATCGTCTCTCTCTTTTGATGAACGCTTCACAGTTTGAATACGCTGAATTATTCTGTATAAACTATGACACCAAAAAAAGTTCGCAAAGTCATTATTCCGGTAGCTGGATTTGGTACGCGATTTTTACCTGCAACAAAGGCAACGCCAAAAGAGATGTTGCCAATTATCGATAAGCCCGTTATTCAATATATTGTTGAAGAGGCGGTAGCAGCAGGTATTGAGGATGTCATTTTGGTAACGAGCCACATGAAACGCCCCGTTGAAGATCATTTTGATGATAATGAAGAGCTCGAACGATGGCTTGAGAAGCAAGGCAAAAAATCACTTCTAGAAGAAATAAAAGGGATTTCTCAACTCGCGAACTTTATTTATGTTCGCCAAAAAGGCCCTTATGGCAATGCGACACCGGTAAAAAACGTTGAGCATATTATTGGCGACGAGCCCTTTGCGGTGCTTTTTGGTGACGATGTCTTTGATTGCAAAACACCCCGCTTAAAGCAGATGTTAGATGTGTATGAACAATACGGCGGTCCTGTGCTTGCATCTATAAAGACGGATAAAGAGGGGACGAAGAAATTTGGCATCATCGAACCCGGAAAAAAACTCGGTAAACGTGTTTTTGAAGTAAAAGGGATGATTGAAAAGCCTGGCCCAGAAAAGGCGCCATCATTGTTAGCGACCGTTGGTGGCTATATCTTAACGCCAGATATTTTTAAACACCTGGCTAAGCTTAAAAAGAATAAAGTGAATGGCGAATATATTTTGGTGGATGCTATTACTGAGCTTATGAAAGAGCGGCCTATGTATGCTGTAGAGCTAGACGGTCGTTATCATGACACAGGTTCTAAGCTTGGTTGGCTTGAAGCGAATATTGCTTTTGCCCTCAAGCGGCCAGATCTAAAAGAAGGTGTAAAGAAAATGCTCAAAAAAGAATTGGGTAAGTAAGCAAAAAGCGTGTAAACGCTTTTTTTGTTATACTGTTGTCATATGTCTTTTTCTTTAAAGAAAGCGGTCGCTCTTTTGGGTGTTCTTGCGATTACTGGTCAAGGTTGTACAAAGGCTTTACCACAAGCAACCGTTAATGCATCAAAACCTGTAACCCTCAGAATCTGGGGAGTTGTTGATGACTATAATGTCTATCAGCCGGCGATAGAGTCATGGCGCAAATTGCATCCAAACGTCACGATTGAGTATAAGCGTTTTCGTTTAGAAGAGTATGAAAATGAGCTCCTCAATAATTTTGCCGAAGACCGTGGACCAGACATCTTTTTAATCCACAATACTTGGACAGGGGAGTACTTATCAAAGATTACCCCAATGCCTAAGCAGGTTTCTACGGCCTATCGTGTTACTTCGGGTGGTGTGAGACCGCAACTGACATGGGAGTTACGTGCTGAGCCTACGGTTTCACTTATTGATATCAAAAATCAATTTGCTGATACGGTTGCTCGTGATCTTGTTCGTACCGTCAACGTTGGTACGACCGACAAACCGGTAAACGAAGAACGTGCTATGGGTGTACCAGTCGGTATTGATACACTTGCGCTTTACTACAATAAGGATTTGTTAAATGCGGCTAATATCCCAACGCCACCTGAGGATTGGGGACAATTTACCGAACAAACGAAGGCGCTCACACAGATAGATACTGACGGTAATCTCACAAGAACAGCCGCTGGTATTGGTACATCCGCTAATGTTGAGCGAAGTGTGGATATTATCGCTGCACTTATGATGCAAAATGGTACTGTGATGGCGGATGATTTCGGTTACCCTACCTTTGACCGTATTCCTGCAGGCTTGACTGGGGTAGAGTTTCCGCCGGCATATCGCGCGCTTGAGTTCTATACAGATTTTGCAAATCCAAATAAAGACACCTATACCTGGGATGCTAAGCAACCAAATTCGTACGAAGCCTTTATCCAAGGGCAAACCGCCTTTTTCTTTGGCTATGCGTATCACGGTGATTTGATCCGTGCACGTGCGCCTCGTTTAAATCTCGGTATTACAAAACTACCTCAAATAGGCGGTAGACCACCTGTTAATATTGCGAACTATTGGTATTTTGCCGTTGCAAAAAAATCCGCTTCGCAGGATCTAAGTTGGTCATTACTTACGTATCTGTCTAAAGCAGATCAACAAAAAGCGATGCTCGCTATCGCAAAACGTCCTGCTTCACGAAAGGCTTTGCTTACGGAGCAATTAAATGATGAGCGTATTGGTGTATTTGCCTCGCAAGTTCTAACAGCGACAAATTGGTATCGCGGTAAAAATATCACCGCTACAGAAGATGCCTTGCAGTCGATGATTGATGATATTGTTGCGGGTAGAGCTCCAATCAATCAAGCGGTGCGTCGTGCATCCGATGTGATTTCGCAGACGATTCAATAACATGATACACTGGCGCACATATGCTACGTGCGCTTTCAAAGACGTTTGCCCTCTCGCTTGCCATATTAGGTTTAGGATTATTTACCAATCCTCAAATAAGTCTTGCACAGGCTGATCCTGCACCAGCTTCAACAGGTATTGGTGATGGTTGCGGAGAATCTACCAATAGTAGAATGAATAATGCAGAGCGAAGAACAATCGCTAATCTCGTCACACCCGAGGTTCCTGCATCCGCTTTTTCTTGTCGTGACGTTTCAAGTATCCCCGAAGCACAAAGACAAGCTTCTTGTGTATCAGGCCTATGTCCGGGGGCAGCAACAGTCATGTGCTGTAAGCCATCTATAGGCGCTTCTCTTAATGTTACCGGGGGGAGTGATGCAAGCTCGACGGGTCCTAGTACCACAGGTCAAACGGGAGGCGTAGGTAGACTCGCGCTCCCATCGTGTGTTTCTGATGGTAATTGTGGACTAGATGGTATGGTTACCATGGCCGTAAATTTTTCTAACTTTCTTTTTGGTATATCTGGCGCGATCTTTTTGTTGATATTTGTGTACGCGGGGTTTCGACTTATCTTCTTCGCGCCGGACGCTGGCACGGTCAAAGAAGCAAAGAGCATGCTCGTTAAAGCAACAACGGGTATGGTGATTATTGCGCTTGCAGGTGTTGCAACAACCTACCTCTACAATGGTTTACGTAGCGGTCAAGTAACCGGAGGTGGAGCGCCTACCACGAGTAGCGCATGTGCAACAAGAGAAGATGGGCAGCCATCGGGATTAACTTGTGTGCAAATCAGTAATGTCCCTAGAACAACAGATTATGCTGCTTATAGTGCCGCTCTTGAGAGTATGGGTTGTAGACCTTCGCCAAGAGGTCAAAGTCTTTGCACAGGAGCTACCAATTATTGCTGCCCAGCAGGCACTCCAGACACCTATGTTGCACGCTAATTTTTACGTTATGAAAAACGCTCTCATTACGCTCGCTTTAACTTTAAGCGTATTTATTATTATACCGTTACGTGCTCATGCTGAGAATGTTCCTTTTCTTTGTGCGGGGGATACTATCATCGTTAATGATTTTAATAGAGTTGTACCTGTCATTGGAAAAACTCAAGCATTAACTGCATGTATGGAATATATTGTTGCAAACAATAAAACAGGCAGCACCTTAGAAGCACGAGAAAAGGATATTCAAACAGGTGAGGCTCGTGCTGGGGGATTTTCTTATAATGCGAATTTTTGTTGGTGCTCCGTTCCAGGAAACTCAACGAGCTGTGTCCCTAAGGTGCTTTTTGCTGCCAATGATAGCGCGGCTTGTGATTCTAGATGTTCTGAGGGTGGCGCTGTGGCAGTCCGTCGGCATTTTGAGCCACAGTATAAAGATTATCGAGGCACAACAAATAGTAATAAGTGCGGTAACTATTGCTGGTGCAGCCAGCCAGCAGCTGCAGGAGAAACTGGTACGCGCTGTACACTGCATCGAGATACTCCCAAAAGAATTGGCGCTCAAGAAGTAAGAGTGCCGCTTACAGAGAGAGATGAATGTAGTGCATTATGTAATTCGATTGCCGGCGGGTCTGCAAAACAGTAC from Candidatus Nomurabacteria bacterium includes:
- a CDS encoding extracellular solute-binding protein, whose amino-acid sequence is MSFSLKKAVALLGVLAITGQGCTKALPQATVNASKPVTLRIWGVVDDYNVYQPAIESWRKLHPNVTIEYKRFRLEEYENELLNNFAEDRGPDIFLIHNTWTGEYLSKITPMPKQVSTAYRVTSGGVRPQLTWELRAEPTVSLIDIKNQFADTVARDLVRTVNVGTTDKPVNEERAMGVPVGIDTLALYYNKDLLNAANIPTPPEDWGQFTEQTKALTQIDTDGNLTRTAAGIGTSANVERSVDIIAALMMQNGTVMADDFGYPTFDRIPAGLTGVEFPPAYRALEFYTDFANPNKDTYTWDAKQPNSYEAFIQGQTAFFFGYAYHGDLIRARAPRLNLGITKLPQIGGRPPVNIANYWYFAVAKKSASQDLSWSLLTYLSKADQQKAMLAIAKRPASRKALLTEQLNDERIGVFASQVLTATNWYRGKNITATEDALQSMIDDIVAGRAPINQAVRRASDVISQTIQ
- a CDS encoding FAD-binding protein, with protein sequence MLTPPTFAVLVVMMTTLSAATSTPIASAQGACSLQALTVAGEAEDGYCNPLLGETAATSTNDCVDHSTVHTAYYAEAVRCPRGNILAPTSIAEAQRMVRQSVSQGLRIKVVGHGHSNTDILCADSGQVVITTEYLQGIGSLAVFEGVPTMRVEPGVGFSALQVAANAVGYSTEMNAPGYGGITVIGGLATGLHGGSPTSVSSISHKIVSVEVIDPSGALTTYTRGTTGNGNAFQQDQWRALLSHLGLLGFIAAVRVELVPQFGLDTVISDSPADDLFADVGAFVEDCDYAFTHWFPFVNRVKNTCGMRVAANLADPTAWNGLFTPDLDQASTDAAVPGFQAAFCSPAVNALVELARYQQTQPWLYQTVNGTEVTTDHLIGLSHRITTLPDFREGQPRFSSQDWEVAVPQSREVQTLEILRDELSQMALPLIGMVIRYDYATDDTILGANAVRAGVNDGERIMHVEIPTYVGYMATQAEKDNYNYHVLNALHEIILTIPEARFHWGKNREDIFSNPTYLANNAAQRARFQAVIDVMDPYGVFSNEWARRSGFTSPLYGQNFANYYFPSCATPAGAADSDNDGLKACTENLIGSSSTVQNGMYARIINLSVWDGSDISGGCHNYDNWNEIKSWGQFGSHWLFGNQTREQRYLQDGWEFDVDSTSHNYRNSNWNFLPSLTSGGTESFGLMFSANMNFAAGTYCFSNENESPGTAQDTGWNSCSQTWVDKNLRTEVGYNANPRTPVSCQTLSAGNHRIDFVHRFQGFLNGNSFAAHPRWCQASPGGTCTPNREFERHLMTPVSSL
- a CDS encoding UTP--glucose-1-phosphate uridylyltransferase; amino-acid sequence: MTPKKVRKVIIPVAGFGTRFLPATKATPKEMLPIIDKPVIQYIVEEAVAAGIEDVILVTSHMKRPVEDHFDDNEELERWLEKQGKKSLLEEIKGISQLANFIYVRQKGPYGNATPVKNVEHIIGDEPFAVLFGDDVFDCKTPRLKQMLDVYEQYGGPVLASIKTDKEGTKKFGIIEPGKKLGKRVFEVKGMIEKPGPEKAPSLLATVGGYILTPDIFKHLAKLKKNKVNGEYILVDAITELMKERPMYAVELDGRYHDTGSKLGWLEANIAFALKRPDLKEGVKKMLKKELGK